The Candidatus Bealeia paramacronuclearis region CGCCGCTCGTAATGTAGGAGATGACCTTTTTCCGCAGGTCTTCCGAATATGCTTTTACCATTCCCTCCTTATACCTAAACTTTTCCTAAAAATCTATCTATTTATAGGGGAAGGACTATAGTGCTAGCTTTTTCCTCTGGTGCTGATTCCCTTCAGGCAAAATTTACAAAATTTCGTGGTCAATTAACTTTCTCTCCCCTTCTGCAAAAAGGCAATCTTGAGGTGGCCTTTTTTCAAAAGCCGGGAAATATAATTGGCGCCCTTGCATCTCCACCTGTCCTCAAAGGTGCTCCTCCTCCAAAACAAGGGATAAAGATGTTTCAAAATTTGAGGTGAGAGAAGGCTTCAAAACTTTTTGTTTGAGTTCAGATAGATGTGAGACAGATTTAATCAGAGGACGCTTTGGAAAAAGCATCCTATAGGATTTGGCCTTGGTAGTTCAATGAGGTTTTCAAAGCCTGGATTGTCAAGGGTTTAAGTGAAATGTACCTTGACAAGACTGGCTGAAAACCTATTAATTTCATCAAGGTCAGATCAGTCTCATTTGATATGAACTCCTACATTTTTTAAAAGAGCACTTGTTCTTCCTCGCAAAAGGGTTTATTTCTCTACAGCGTCGTTTCCCTTAACTGCGCGAGCTTATTCATTATGTCCTCCTCCCTTAAAAATACACTTTCTCTCATTGAAGATAAAAATATCGAATATGTTGATTTTCGTTTCACCGACACACTTGATGTTTGGCATCATGTGAGCTTTCATGCCTCTTGCGTGGATGAAGAACTCTTGGGTAAGGGGGTCATGTTTGATGGATCCTCGATTCCAGGTTGGAAAGGCATTGAAGATTCAGACATGCTCATGTGCCCGGATTTAGAGACAGCGGTTATGGATCCGTTCACGGCGCATTCCACCCTCAATATTATTTGCGATGTAATCGAACCCACAACGGGAGGAGCCTACAGGCGCGATCCCCGCGGTGTCGCTAAACGCGCTGAAAAATACATCATCGATTCAGGTATTGCCGACAGAGCTTATTTTGGACCAGAGCCAGAATTTTTCATCTTTGACGATGTCCGTTATGGCGTTGAGATGAACAAAGGATTTTATTATCTCGATTCTTCAGAAGGCCCTTACAATAGTGGACGTAAAGAACCCAATGGTAACCTCGCCAATCGTACCGATGTGAAAGGTGGATACTTTCCCGTGGGTCCCGTGGATCAAATTCATGATATGCGCGCCGAGATGCTCTCAACTATGCAAGCTATGGGCTTGGAAGTTGAGAAACATCACCATGAAGTGGCACCCAGCCAACACGAATTGGGCTTTAAATATTCAACACTGACAAAAACAGCGGATCATCTTCAGGTCTATAAATACGTCATTAAAAATGTGGCCCAAATTTATGGGAAAACGGCCACCTTCATGCCCAAACCCATATATAAAGATAACGGCTCAGGCATGCACGTTCACCAATCCTTATGGATGAAAGACAAGCCCTTGTTTATGGGCGATGCTTATGCAGATCTTTCAGAAATGGCCCTTTATTATATTGGTGGAATCATTCGTCATGGAAAAGCCTTAAACGCATTCACTAATCCCACCACAAATAGCTACAAACGCTTGGTACCAGGTTATGAAGCGCCCGTGATGCTGGCGTATGCTGCGCGCAACCGCTCTGCGGCCATTCGTGTGCCTTTCACACCCTCTAAAAAAGCAAAGCGTATTGAAGTCCGCTTCCCCGATCCTGCGGCCAATCCTTATCTAGCATTTGCAGCCATGCTTATGGCGGGCTTGGATGGCATTAAAAACAAAATTCATCCAGGGGATGCACACGAAGCCAATCTTTATGACGAGAGGATGTCTCATGGTATTCCAACCGTTTCAGCATCCCTTCGAGAAGCGCTAGAGTCCCTCGATCACAGCCGTGATTTCTTGAATGCCGGCGGTGTTTTTTGTAATGAACTTATTGATGGCTTTATTGAACTTAAAATGCAAGAAGCCAAAGCGCTTGAAATGACACCGCAACCGATTGAATTTAAGATGTATTACGGGGTTTAAAGGACGCCGTAAGCACGAGCTAAAATCTCAAGAGGGTGCTGCGTCGGCATCAACCCTTGAGAGGGCTCCAAAACCTCAAGACCTTGGGCGATGTGAGTTGCTGCCAAGGGACATTCGGAGGTGACAACTGCGGGTTGATATTTAAGCGCTTCTTGCGCCACAGGTTTTCCAACTTTCAGCGCTACTTCATAATGTTCTTTCATAAATCCCCAGGTGCCGCCGTGCCCGGAGCAGCGCTCAATCACATTGAGTTGGATTTCCGGGATCAACTTCAACATCTCCTCTGCCTTACGTCCCATGTTTTGCGCACGCGCATGGCAGGCAATATGAAGCGTCACTGGATCTGAAATCGCATTGACGGGTGCCGGGAGCCCCTCAGATTTTTGAAGTGTCATAATATATTCGCTAAGATCCAAAGTTGATTCGGCCAGCTTTTGAATCGTTCCATTTTCAGGCAATAAGAGCGGCCATTCAAATTTCATCATAAGTGCACATGAGGGTACAAGGGCCACAATGTCATAACCAAGATCAATCCAAGGCTTCATGGCTTCAGAGATCCCTTGAGCGCTAGTAGCTACTTGAGGAAGTCGGCCTTGTTCGAATTGCGGCATGCCACAGCATCCTGGATAAACTACCTCAGTTTCAATTCCAAAATGTGCCAAAAGACGCCGCGCCGTCATGCCCAAATCGGGATTATTGTAATTCACAAAACAAGTCGCATAAAGAACGGCTTTGCGCCCATAGGCGGGTGCAGTTGTATTAATCACAATTTTTTCATCTTGCGCGCGCAGAAGAAACGTTTTTCCATGAAATTGAGGAATTTCGGTGCGGGAATCAATCCCTGCCACTTTTTCAAGAATTGGACGAGTGTATTTATTGTCTCTGTGATTCGCCCAATTTACAAGTCCGGGCGCTACGGAGGCGATTTTTCCATTGCGGTCCGTTTCAGAAAGTTGACCCGAAATCCAAGACGTCTCGCCTTTTTTTTGTTCCACAGCTTTATAACGCAACATCAAATGGGGGAAATCAAGATCAAATTCATGGGGCGGGACGTAGGGGCACTTGGTCATAAAGCAAAGATCGCAAAGAGTACAATTATCAGCAACCTCCTTAAATCCTTCACTTTGAACTGTATCAAGCTCACCCGATTGGGACTCATCAATCAGATCAAAAAGTGTGGGAAAGCTCTCACAAAGATTAAAACAACGCCTGCAGCCGTGGCAAATATCAAAAACCCGACGCAGCTCTGCATCGAGTTTTTCTTCATCATAAAAATCTGGATTTTTCCAATCAAGGGGATGACGGAGGGGGGCATGGAGGCCACCTTCTTTAAGATTGGCTCCTGCTCCCTCACTCATCTTTGGATTTCCTTATGATAAGTTATTCAGGGCTTTTTCAAAGCGCCCCGCGTGGGACCGCTCCGCTTTAGCCAGCGTTTCAAACCACTCCGCAATTTCTTCAAAACCTTCATCTCGTGCGGTTTTCGCCATACCTGGGTACATATCGGTGTATTCATGGGTCTCACCGGCAATGGCGGCTTTGAGATTTAGGGCAGTATCTCCAATGGGCTTTCCTGTTGCAGGATCCCCAACTTCTTCCAAGAACTCGAGGTGACCATGAGCATGGCCTGTTTCACCTTCTGCAGTAGAACGGAAAATAGCGGCCACATCGGATAAACCTTCAACATCAGCCTTTTGTGCAAAATAAAGATAGCGACGATTGGCTTGGGATTCCCCGGCAAATGCGTCCATCAAATTTTTGGCTGTTTTGGAATCTTTTAATTGGCTCATATCATCCTCCTTTGAGATTGTTAAAACTTTAATGAAATTAAATCGTAAAATCAATAACCGGTTACGATTCTCTCGACCAATTCTTTAACTGTGGGCACATACCCATTGGCATAAAAAGGATCTTGAGCAAAACGATAGGCTGCATGTCCAGCAAACATCAATTGATTGTTGATTTCTTCACTGTGGGCGATGGCTTGCAATGTTTTTTGGATGCAAAAAGAACGAGGATCCGCTTTGTGACCTGTGGTTCCAGTTTCATTTTGAGACCAGTTACTAAAAAGGCAAGCGCTCAGGCAGCCCATACAATCGATTTGATCAGCCCTAATTTCATCGGCCTTTTGTGGAGTCACAAAAATAATTGTGGAGTCCGGTGTTTTTAAGGCTTCCGTGAATCCTTGTCCAACCCAAGTTAAGGCATCTGCTTTATCATGGGGAGTAACATAGACGGGCCTTCCACGAGCGCCCACGGGGAAGCTTTCGGTGTGATCTCCCAAAGGTCCCGTTGTGTAAGCAATTTGATGCATTTTGCGTTCTTTGAGCTCATCCAAAAAAGGATTGGAAACAGCGGAGGAATAAAATCCTGTGGGGCTGAAACGATTGAGATAAACATCCCCCGGTTTGAGCGTCAAAAGGCGTTGTTTCCAGGCCTCAGAAATAGGGCTCTCTTTCGTCAAAAGCGGGCGGGTTCCAAATTGGAACGCCACAGGACCGATTTCAGGATTGTCTAACCAATGCTCCCACTCATTAAGATGCCAAACGCCACCCGCCATAATGACAGGGACATGTTGAAGTCCAAACTCATTCATGACCCGGCGAAGCTCTGCTACCCGTGGATAGGGATCTTCCGGTTTTTGAGGATCTTCAGAATTACTGAGTCCATTATGACCACCAGCAAGCCAGGGATCTTCATAAACAACGCCCCCAAGCCACTCGGGATATTTATGATAAGCACGTTTCCAAAGGGCACGAAAAGCACGCCCAGAGGAAACGATAGGATAATAAAAAATGTTATAACTTGAGGCAATTTCAGCCACTTTATAAGGCATACCGGCTCCACAGGTGACACCATCTACAAGAGGAGCAACTTCATTTAAAATTCCCTCAAGAATTTCTTCAACGGCCGCCATTTCCCAAAGCACATTCATATGAAGGCCGCCCTGTCCATTGGAACGTTCGTGGGCGATCTTCGCCTGGGTAATTCCCCCTTGAATAGAATATTTCACCAATTCGTGATGGCGTTCACGGCGTGTTTTTCCTTGGTAGACTACAGGAATAAAATTTCCATTTTCGTCATAGGAATCAGCATTCACCGCTGAAAACGTACCCACGCCACCGGCGGCAGCCCAAGCGCCCGAGCTTTCGCCTGTGGAAATTGAGATGCCTTTTCCACCTTCAATCAGAGGAAGGGCTTCCTTGCCGGATAACCGAATCGTGTTTAAAGCTTTCAAGCCCACACTCCTATCAATAATCTACTTAGTTTGAAACTTCAGTTGCTGGTGAAATAATAGGTTCACCTGTCGTCTGGTCAACCCCTTTCATACCAAGTCGCACTTTTCCACGATCAAAACCAAGAACTTTGACATAAACTTCATCGTCAACTTTCACAACGTCGCTCGTTTGAGCCACGCGGTGAGGTGCTAATTCGCTGATATGCACGAGACCATCTTTACCGCCCATGAAATTGACGAAAGCCCCAAAGTCCATGAGTTTAACGATTTTACCTTTGTAAATCACGCCAATCTCGGGCTCCATCGCAATGCCTTTAATCCATTCCACGGCTTTTTCAATGGCCGCATGATCAGTTGAAGAAACCTTAATAACGCCATCATCATTGATGTCCACTTTAGCGCCTGTAGTTTCTGTGATCTCGCGAATGACTTTACCGCCAGATCCAATGACTTCACGGATCTTGTCTTTGTTAATTGTAAAGCTCACAACACGTGGCGCATGCTCGCTCACTTCCCCGCGGGATTGGGTTAAAGCGGATGCCATTTTGGTGAGGATATGAAGACGTCCTGCCTTTGCTTGGTCAAGGGCTATTTCCATAATCTCTTTGGTGATGCTTGTAATTTTAATGTCCATTTGAAGGGCTGTAACACCATCTTCGGTTCCCGCCACTTTAAAGTCCATATCGCCCAAATGATCTTCATCTCCCAAAATATCTGAAAGAACGGCAAAGTCTTTACCTTCTTTAATTAAGCCCATGGCAATCCCAGCCACAGGGCGAGCTAAAGGAACGCCTGCGTCCATCATCGCCAAAGATCCACCGCACACCGAAGCCATGGAAGACGATCCATTGGATTCGGTAATTTCAGAGACAACACGAATAGTATAAGGAAATTCTTCTTTGCTCGGGATCAAAGGGTTCAGAGCACGCCATGCTAATTTTCCATGTCCGACTTCACGGCGCCCAGGGGCCCCCATACGACCCGTTTCACCCACAGAGTAGGGAGGGAAGTTGTAATGCAGCATGAAATGCTCGCGATATTCACCTTCAATGGAATCGATGAGTTGTTCGTCACTGGCAGTTCCCAAAGTGGTCACCACAATAGCTTGTGTTTCACCGCGTGTGAAAAGTGCGCTGCCATGTGTACGGGGAAGAATACCCACTTCGCATACGATAGGACGAATGGTTTTTGTGTCGCGCCCATCAATGCGCATTCCAGTTTTCAAAATGTCACCACGGACAAGATCTTTTTCCAAATCTTTAAAACAAGAGTAGGCCAAACTTCCGTCAAAACCTTCTTCGATTAAAGCTTCGATCGTTTGGCTTTTCACAAGGGTTAGTTTTTCATGGCGTGCTTGCTTTTCCTGAATTTTATAAGCTGCAACGAGTTCTTCTTGGCAAAGTTCTGTCATGCGCGCAACAAGCTTTGGCAATTCAGGATTGCTTACAGGAAGATCCCAAGGATCTTTCGCACATTTTTCAGCCAAACGGATGATGGCATCAATTACGGGTTGGAAAGACTGATGTCCAAAGTTCACAGCCCCTAACATTTGAGCTTCTGAGAGTTCTTTGGCTTCAGATTCCACCATCAAAACGCCTTCACGTGTTCCTGCAACAACGAGGTTCAACAAAGACTCTTGTTGTTGATCAAGCGTTGGATTGAGCACATATTCGCCATTAATGAGGCCGACGCGAGCTCCGGCAATAGGACCTAAGAAAGGCACGCCAGAAATTGTCAATGCCGCGGATGCACCTACAATAGCTGCAATGTCCGGTGTGTTTTCCATGTCATGGCTTAAAACCGTGCAAATAATTTGTGTGTCATTCAAGAAATTATTAGGGAAAAGCGGGCGAATGGGTCTATCGATAAGGCGAGAAATCAAAGTCTCACGATCGCTGGGTTTGGTCTCGCGCTTGAAAAATCCACCAGGAATTTTACCAACAGCATAAGTTTTTTCTTGATAATGCACCGTGAGGGGGAAAAAGGACGCATCCGGTGCCGCCTTTTTGGCTGCAACCACTGTACAGAGGACGACTGTGTCTCCATAACTGACAACAACAGCTCCGTCCGCTTGACGCGCGATTTTCCCTGTTTCCAGAACCAGCTTTTGGCCAGCCCATTCTAATTCTTCACGATAGACATTAAACATATGTTTTCTTTTCCTTATGATTTTTTAAAAGCCCGAGACCTAAATTCGCCAAAAAATTAACGACGGATCCCAAGGCGTTGAATGAGGTCTTGATAACGTGCGAGGCTTTTGCCTTTTACATAATCCAAAAGCTTACGACGACGGCTAACCATCATCAAAAGACCGCGGCGTGAGTGGAAATCCTTAACATGTGCTTGCATGTGTTGACTCAAAGAGTTGATACGCTCGGTCAAAATGGCCACTTGAACTTCAGGGGAACCTGTATCAGTTTTATTGGTGGCGTAGGATTTAATAACTTCTTGTTTCTTTTCTGCAGTAATCGACATCTCTTTACCTTTCAAATTAGATGTTAAAAATACGATAAGGCTTCAACGCTCCTTCGTGATACAGTGCCAGGCCCAGGGGCTCGGATGTTTGCGTTTTTACAAACACGGTCGCATCTTCGGGATAAGACAAATTTGGCCTTGAAATAGACTGACCTTGTCTCAATCGTCTCGCCTCATCATCCAACACTTCAACGGCCAGGATGTCGTCCAGCACCGACTGAAGTGGAAGAATGGCATTATTAATTTCTGCTTTATGC contains the following coding sequences:
- the glnA gene encoding type I glutamate--ammonia ligase; this translates as MSSSLKNTLSLIEDKNIEYVDFRFTDTLDVWHHVSFHASCVDEELLGKGVMFDGSSIPGWKGIEDSDMLMCPDLETAVMDPFTAHSTLNIICDVIEPTTGGAYRRDPRGVAKRAEKYIIDSGIADRAYFGPEPEFFIFDDVRYGVEMNKGFYYLDSSEGPYNSGRKEPNGNLANRTDVKGGYFPVGPVDQIHDMRAEMLSTMQAMGLEVEKHHHEVAPSQHELGFKYSTLTKTADHLQVYKYVIKNVAQIYGKTATFMPKPIYKDNGSGMHVHQSLWMKDKPLFMGDAYADLSEMALYYIGGIIRHGKALNAFTNPTTNSYKRLVPGYEAPVMLAYAARNRSAAIRVPFTPSKKAKRIEVRFPDPAANPYLAFAAMLMAGLDGIKNKIHPGDAHEANLYDERMSHGIPTVSASLREALESLDHSRDFLNAGGVFCNELIDGFIELKMQEAKALEMTPQPIEFKMYYGV
- a CDS encoding (Fe-S)-binding protein translates to MSEGAGANLKEGGLHAPLRHPLDWKNPDFYDEEKLDAELRRVFDICHGCRRCFNLCESFPTLFDLIDESQSGELDTVQSEGFKEVADNCTLCDLCFMTKCPYVPPHEFDLDFPHLMLRYKAVEQKKGETSWISGQLSETDRNGKIASVAPGLVNWANHRDNKYTRPILEKVAGIDSRTEIPQFHGKTFLLRAQDEKIVINTTAPAYGRKAVLYATCFVNYNNPDLGMTARRLLAHFGIETEVVYPGCCGMPQFEQGRLPQVATSAQGISEAMKPWIDLGYDIVALVPSCALMMKFEWPLLLPENGTIQKLAESTLDLSEYIMTLQKSEGLPAPVNAISDPVTLHIACHARAQNMGRKAEEMLKLIPEIQLNVIERCSGHGGTWGFMKEHYEVALKVGKPVAQEALKYQPAVVTSECPLAATHIAQGLEVLEPSQGLMPTQHPLEILARAYGVL
- a CDS encoding rubrerythrin family protein; the protein is MSQLKDSKTAKNLMDAFAGESQANRRYLYFAQKADVEGLSDVAAIFRSTAEGETGHAHGHLEFLEEVGDPATGKPIGDTALNLKAAIAGETHEYTDMYPGMAKTARDEGFEEIAEWFETLAKAERSHAGRFEKALNNLS
- a CDS encoding NAD(P)H-dependent flavin oxidoreductase — translated: MKALNTIRLSGKEALPLIEGGKGISISTGESSGAWAAAGGVGTFSAVNADSYDENGNFIPVVYQGKTRRERHHELVKYSIQGGITQAKIAHERSNGQGGLHMNVLWEMAAVEEILEGILNEVAPLVDGVTCGAGMPYKVAEIASSYNIFYYPIVSSGRAFRALWKRAYHKYPEWLGGVVYEDPWLAGGHNGLSNSEDPQKPEDPYPRVAELRRVMNEFGLQHVPVIMAGGVWHLNEWEHWLDNPEIGPVAFQFGTRPLLTKESPISEAWKQRLLTLKPGDVYLNRFSPTGFYSSAVSNPFLDELKERKMHQIAYTTGPLGDHTESFPVGARGRPVYVTPHDKADALTWVGQGFTEALKTPDSTIIFVTPQKADEIRADQIDCMGCLSACLFSNWSQNETGTTGHKADPRSFCIQKTLQAIAHSEEINNQLMFAGHAAYRFAQDPFYANGYVPTVKELVERIVTGY
- the pnp gene encoding polyribonucleotide nucleotidyltransferase, which gives rise to MFNVYREELEWAGQKLVLETGKIARQADGAVVVSYGDTVVLCTVVAAKKAAPDASFFPLTVHYQEKTYAVGKIPGGFFKRETKPSDRETLISRLIDRPIRPLFPNNFLNDTQIICTVLSHDMENTPDIAAIVGASAALTISGVPFLGPIAGARVGLINGEYVLNPTLDQQQESLLNLVVAGTREGVLMVESEAKELSEAQMLGAVNFGHQSFQPVIDAIIRLAEKCAKDPWDLPVSNPELPKLVARMTELCQEELVAAYKIQEKQARHEKLTLVKSQTIEALIEEGFDGSLAYSCFKDLEKDLVRGDILKTGMRIDGRDTKTIRPIVCEVGILPRTHGSALFTRGETQAIVVTTLGTASDEQLIDSIEGEYREHFMLHYNFPPYSVGETGRMGAPGRREVGHGKLAWRALNPLIPSKEEFPYTIRVVSEITESNGSSSMASVCGGSLAMMDAGVPLARPVAGIAMGLIKEGKDFAVLSDILGDEDHLGDMDFKVAGTEDGVTALQMDIKITSITKEIMEIALDQAKAGRLHILTKMASALTQSRGEVSEHAPRVVSFTINKDKIREVIGSGGKVIREITETTGAKVDINDDGVIKVSSTDHAAIEKAVEWIKGIAMEPEIGVIYKGKIVKLMDFGAFVNFMGGKDGLVHISELAPHRVAQTSDVVKVDDEVYVKVLGFDRGKVRLGMKGVDQTTGEPIISPATEVSN
- the rpsO gene encoding 30S ribosomal protein S15, whose amino-acid sequence is MSITAEKKQEVIKSYATNKTDTGSPEVQVAILTERINSLSQHMQAHVKDFHSRRGLLMMVSRRRKLLDYVKGKSLARYQDLIQRLGIRR